From Algoriphagus sp. NG3, the proteins below share one genomic window:
- a CDS encoding glycoside hydrolase family 43 protein, protein MKSLFGLLVIFACAYTNAQAQSLSDKHRAFQPGEIWTDTEGVHINAHGGGILFHGGTYYWFGEHKTDGRTGNRAMVGVSCYSSNDLLNWKREGVALAVHEEGSGSDIEKGSVIERPKVIYNEKTGKFVMWFHLELKDQGYNAAKTALATSDHPTGPYEFQKSLRPNPETWPINFKKSWKKKTITEKELEGWSDEWKKEVAEGLFIRRDFQTGQMARDMTLYVDDDGKAYHIYSAEENLTLHIAELTEDYLGFSGKWAVIEPAGHNEAPAVFKKDGKYYLITSGCTGWEPNAARSFVADDLMGPWTSLGNPAVGEGADLTFDSQSTFIVPVQGKKDAFIFMADRWRPENAIDGRYVWLPIQMKDGRPVLEWQDKWDFSYFDK, encoded by the coding sequence ATGAAAAGTTTATTTGGTTTACTAGTAATCTTTGCCTGTGCATATACTAATGCACAGGCACAATCTCTTTCTGACAAGCACCGAGCCTTTCAGCCTGGAGAAATCTGGACAGATACCGAAGGTGTTCATATCAATGCCCACGGCGGAGGTATATTGTTTCATGGGGGCACATATTATTGGTTTGGAGAGCACAAGACCGATGGCAGGACGGGAAACCGTGCCATGGTAGGCGTGAGTTGTTATTCTTCCAACGATTTGTTGAACTGGAAAAGAGAAGGGGTAGCATTGGCAGTACATGAAGAGGGGAGTGGCTCGGATATAGAGAAAGGAAGCGTGATTGAGCGCCCTAAGGTGATTTACAATGAAAAGACAGGGAAATTTGTGATGTGGTTTCACCTTGAACTAAAAGACCAAGGATACAATGCCGCAAAAACCGCTCTGGCTACCAGTGACCATCCTACCGGTCCCTATGAATTTCAAAAATCCCTCCGTCCAAACCCGGAAACCTGGCCTATTAATTTTAAGAAGTCTTGGAAAAAGAAAACCATTACCGAAAAGGAATTGGAAGGCTGGTCAGACGAATGGAAAAAAGAGGTTGCGGAAGGTCTATTTATCAGGCGTGATTTCCAGACAGGGCAGATGGCTAGGGATATGACTTTGTACGTGGATGATGATGGGAAAGCCTATCACATCTATTCAGCAGAGGAAAATCTTACCTTACACATTGCGGAATTGACTGAAGATTACTTGGGTTTTTCAGGTAAATGGGCGGTTATTGAGCCGGCAGGCCATAATGAAGCTCCTGCGGTCTTTAAGAAGGATGGGAAATATTACCTTATCACATCGGGTTGTACGGGTTGGGAACCTAACGCTGCACGTTCTTTTGTTGCAGATGATTTGATGGGGCCTTGGACATCTCTGGGTAATCCTGCTGTGGGAGAAGGGGCAGATCTGACATTTGATTCCCAGAGTACCTTTATTGTTCCCGTTCAGGGTAAAAAAGATGCTTTCATATTTATGGCAGACCGATGGCGACCGGAGAATGCAATAGACGGGCGCTATGTCTGGCTTCCTATCCAAATGAAAGATGGTCGGCCAGTTTTAGAATGGCAGGACAAATGGGATTTTAGCTATTTCGATAAGTAA
- a CDS encoding RagB/SusD family nutrient uptake outer membrane protein — MKRYSLLFVSMIVLFSSCVDDFLDRRMDTNYTEEQVFSSYTTMRNFGIGIYDNLPLGFDRFSGGMLASATDDAAHAGPDNTIQKLGNGNWGPFENPDDQWSRLYAGIRKANLFLENSEDYRAIIVQDTVTEQGKQSYLTQSNDLMWLRAESHFLRAFFYFELLKRYGGVPIITEVLDTEDNFDYSRNSFDEVVSYIEAELELAMPELRESWVGFDEDRLIGRATKGAAMSLKSRVLLYAASPLNNPSGDVGKWIRAAEAAYEAIVINQYNLVDNYRNLFRSINNSEIIFGRSYAASSGLERNNFPVGFTGAVGGTNPSQNLVDAYETSNGLSIAEDPEYDPQNPYVNRDPRLQMSIIVNDSDYKGRKVESFRGGLDGYGKVRATKTGYYLKKFSDEGLDLLQNRSSVHTWIYFRYAEILLNYAEAMNEAFGPDVTAEGLPLSAREAVNQVRQRPGVNMPVITATSAQDFREQIKKERRVELAFEEHRFWDLRRWRDAEEVLSQPLRIAVIEKNSDETFSYSYQNAEERVFMEKMYRYPIPAEEINKSGGILQQTPNW; from the coding sequence ATGAAAAGATATAGCTTATTGTTTGTCAGTATGATAGTCCTGTTTTCCTCCTGTGTGGATGACTTTCTGGACAGAAGGATGGATACCAATTATACCGAAGAGCAGGTGTTTTCCTCTTACACGACGATGAGGAACTTTGGGATTGGGATTTATGACAATCTTCCACTTGGCTTTGACCGGTTTAGTGGTGGGATGCTGGCATCCGCTACAGATGATGCAGCACATGCAGGACCTGACAATACTATTCAGAAACTTGGAAACGGCAACTGGGGGCCTTTTGAAAACCCGGATGATCAGTGGTCTAGACTGTATGCCGGAATCAGAAAAGCAAATCTGTTTTTGGAAAATTCTGAGGATTATCGTGCTATCATCGTGCAGGATACCGTGACCGAACAGGGCAAACAGTCTTATCTAACCCAAAGTAACGATCTGATGTGGCTTAGAGCTGAGAGCCATTTCCTACGGGCATTCTTCTATTTCGAATTGCTGAAAAGATACGGGGGAGTTCCGATTATTACAGAGGTGCTGGACACGGAGGACAATTTCGATTATAGCCGCAACAGCTTCGATGAAGTGGTGTCCTATATTGAAGCTGAACTTGAGCTTGCCATGCCAGAACTTCGGGAATCATGGGTAGGTTTCGACGAGGACAGATTGATCGGGCGGGCGACTAAAGGTGCCGCCATGTCCCTGAAATCACGGGTTCTGCTCTATGCTGCAAGCCCCTTAAACAATCCCTCAGGTGATGTGGGCAAATGGATAAGAGCGGCAGAGGCTGCTTATGAAGCAATTGTCATAAACCAATATAATTTAGTTGACAATTACCGTAACCTCTTTAGATCCATCAATAACAGTGAAATAATCTTTGGCAGAAGCTATGCAGCATCCAGCGGACTGGAGAGAAACAACTTCCCGGTTGGATTTACAGGTGCAGTGGGAGGGACTAACCCAAGTCAAAATCTGGTAGATGCTTATGAGACTAGCAATGGATTATCTATAGCAGAGGATCCGGAGTATGATCCCCAGAATCCCTACGTCAACCGTGACCCGAGACTCCAGATGAGCATCATTGTCAATGATTCTGATTACAAAGGGAGAAAAGTAGAAAGCTTTAGAGGTGGTCTTGATGGTTATGGAAAAGTAAGGGCAACCAAGACTGGATATTATTTGAAGAAATTTTCGGATGAAGGATTGGATCTGCTTCAAAATAGGTCCAGTGTCCATACCTGGATTTACTTCCGTTATGCTGAAATACTCCTCAACTACGCCGAGGCTATGAATGAAGCTTTCGGGCCGGATGTGACCGCAGAAGGATTGCCTTTGTCGGCAAGGGAGGCTGTGAACCAGGTGCGCCAGCGACCAGGCGTCAATATGCCTGTCATCACAGCTACTTCAGCTCAGGACTTCCGGGAACAAATTAAGAAGGAGCGTAGAGTAGAACTTGCTTTTGAAGAACATAGATTCTGGGATCTTAGGCGCTGGAGAGATGCTGAAGAAGTTTTGTCACAGCCTCTCAGAATCGCGGTGATCGAGAAAAATTCAGATGAGACTTTCTCTTATTCCTACCAAAATGCCGAAGAAAGGGTGTTTATGGAAAAAATGTATCGCTACCCAATTCCTGCTGAAGAAATAAACAAATCAGGAGGCATACTTCAGCAAACTCCAAATTGGTAA
- a CDS encoding TonB-dependent receptor: MIISIKYINKKSRLVRRLQFGAIGIFFSVQVVQAQSLIPRIAERNVLVEDSVTSVFNPNGDMVNVAYGRQSGESVTGAISTVGGNEMRKTFTPSLSNTLFGRLPGLTVMSGSGEPGFDEPSMLIRGMGTFNGADYLVMVDGFEASFDNLSVEEIESVSVLKDAAAVALYGIRGANGVILVTTKRGHEGDTKIRFTARTGFQKPTRLPEFVNAYDYGMLYNEALTNDGLPTRYSQADLENYRTGSDPFLYPDVNWYDEVLRENAPMSDFNLTFSGGGENTRYFILLGYLQDQGLYANTDSKRKESSNADFRRVNFRSNIDVAISPKVSASLDFGGRIENRSYPNISGSALWENMARYPSNAFPVTNPDGSWGGNSSYPNNPVASVLGRGYTSSHDRNIMTNLRLSEDLSDLVPGLRFSQAIGINNWHRGNYNRTRSLAYYQLGAGDPDSEQPYIYYQRGLDTGFSVDEGGNDQWNRVNIQAAFDYEKQIGGHGFTGTLMYHQDVLNVSGNNVPYANQSLMGRFTYNYQSRFYAELGMAYSGSERFPEGNRFGFFPTISGAWVLSKEDFLLNSSTVNFLKARTSVGLSGNDKFGGSRFAYTQDFYYSGDYRLGLENISNGIINYGQLGNPDITWEKDLKFNVGVEAKLYDKLDVVMDLFFNRRSDVPVNMANVLPSYIGVLPPFENIGRVNSRGFELDLRYTDQIGSFQYFVGASGFYAKNKIIEMGEMMRPESYMNRTGHSIGQPFGWVADGFYSPGDFEANGQLREGVPVSSFAPVKPGDIKYVDQNGDGIIDQNDETAIGKTWQPEFTYTFNLGGQYKGFDLELFFYGLTNRSVNLNGTYFWGLQNDANLSVNTLNRWTPENQEDASFPRLTTLPNENNYRPSTFWMKSGNVLRLRNIELGYTIPSTWTQEIKVENLRVFVNAVNLFTWDKMDMVDAEAYGGYPPLKSVNMGLSVQF; the protein is encoded by the coding sequence ATGATTATATCTATAAAATATATTAACAAGAAATCCAGGTTGGTACGGCGGCTGCAATTCGGCGCCATCGGGATTTTCTTTTCTGTACAGGTAGTGCAGGCCCAGTCTCTGATTCCCAGAATAGCCGAGCGTAATGTTCTGGTTGAGGACAGCGTAACGTCAGTATTTAATCCTAATGGTGACATGGTAAATGTAGCCTATGGAAGACAGAGTGGAGAATCTGTTACAGGCGCTATCTCCACGGTGGGCGGAAATGAAATGAGAAAAACATTTACTCCATCTCTTAGCAATACGCTATTTGGCAGGCTGCCTGGGTTGACAGTGATGAGTGGATCAGGCGAACCAGGCTTTGATGAGCCAAGTATGCTGATCCGGGGTATGGGTACTTTCAATGGTGCCGACTACCTGGTAATGGTAGATGGATTCGAAGCTTCTTTTGACAATCTCTCTGTGGAGGAAATTGAAAGTGTGTCGGTTCTTAAGGATGCAGCAGCAGTCGCACTTTATGGAATACGGGGTGCGAATGGGGTGATTTTGGTTACTACCAAACGCGGCCATGAAGGAGATACTAAGATCAGGTTTACCGCAAGGACAGGCTTTCAGAAACCTACACGATTACCTGAGTTTGTGAACGCCTACGATTATGGAATGCTATACAATGAAGCGTTGACAAACGACGGGCTTCCAACCCGCTATAGTCAGGCAGATCTGGAAAATTACCGTACAGGCAGTGATCCCTTTCTATATCCTGATGTCAATTGGTACGATGAGGTGCTCCGTGAGAATGCGCCTATGAGCGATTTTAACCTGACTTTCTCGGGTGGTGGAGAGAATACCCGGTATTTTATTCTACTGGGATATTTGCAGGATCAGGGTTTATATGCCAACACAGACTCCAAGAGAAAGGAAAGCTCCAATGCGGATTTTCGCAGGGTAAATTTCCGCTCAAATATTGATGTGGCTATTTCTCCAAAAGTAAGCGCATCACTGGACTTTGGTGGAAGGATAGAAAATAGATCGTATCCAAACATCAGCGGGTCTGCGCTCTGGGAAAATATGGCCAGATACCCTTCGAATGCTTTTCCTGTGACCAATCCTGACGGTTCTTGGGGAGGAAATTCCAGCTATCCCAATAATCCTGTTGCCTCCGTGCTTGGCCGGGGATATACTTCTTCCCATGATCGGAACATTATGACCAATTTGAGACTTTCGGAAGACTTAAGTGATCTGGTGCCAGGATTGCGTTTCTCCCAAGCCATAGGAATCAACAACTGGCACCGTGGTAACTATAATAGAACAAGATCCCTGGCATACTATCAGCTTGGAGCCGGGGACCCTGATAGTGAGCAACCTTATATCTATTATCAGCGAGGCCTGGATACAGGATTCAGTGTAGATGAGGGGGGAAATGACCAATGGAACAGGGTAAATATCCAAGCGGCTTTTGATTATGAAAAACAGATCGGGGGCCATGGGTTCACAGGTACACTCATGTATCATCAGGATGTGTTGAATGTCTCCGGTAACAACGTGCCCTACGCCAACCAAAGTTTGATGGGCAGATTTACCTATAACTACCAGTCGCGCTTTTATGCAGAATTGGGTATGGCTTATAGTGGTTCTGAGCGATTCCCTGAAGGGAATAGATTTGGATTCTTTCCCACCATATCAGGAGCATGGGTATTGAGCAAGGAAGATTTTTTGCTAAACAGCAGCACGGTGAATTTTCTGAAAGCTCGTACATCAGTAGGATTATCCGGCAACGATAAGTTTGGTGGAAGTAGATTCGCATATACACAGGATTTTTATTACTCAGGGGATTACCGCTTAGGGTTGGAGAATATCTCCAATGGCATAATCAATTACGGTCAGCTCGGCAATCCGGACATTACCTGGGAAAAAGACCTCAAGTTTAATGTAGGTGTGGAGGCCAAACTCTATGATAAACTCGATGTGGTAATGGATTTGTTCTTCAACAGAAGATCGGATGTGCCGGTGAATATGGCAAATGTCTTACCTAGCTACATTGGTGTGCTTCCTCCATTTGAAAATATAGGAAGGGTAAACAGTCGGGGCTTTGAACTCGATCTACGCTATACGGATCAGATTGGTTCATTCCAGTATTTTGTAGGGGCAAGCGGGTTTTATGCCAAAAATAAGATTATAGAAATGGGAGAAATGATGCGCCCGGAATCTTATATGAATAGAACTGGCCATTCCATAGGGCAGCCATTTGGATGGGTAGCTGATGGGTTTTATTCTCCGGGGGATTTCGAGGCAAATGGACAACTGAGGGAAGGAGTCCCAGTGTCATCATTTGCCCCAGTGAAACCAGGGGATATCAAATACGTGGATCAAAACGGTGACGGAATTATTGATCAGAATGATGAGACCGCGATAGGGAAAACATGGCAGCCTGAGTTTACCTATACGTTCAATCTTGGCGGTCAGTACAAAGGATTTGATTTGGAGCTTTTCTTCTATGGCTTGACCAATAGATCTGTAAACTTAAATGGGACTTATTTCTGGGGTTTGCAGAATGATGCGAATCTAAGTGTCAATACACTCAATAGATGGACGCCTGAAAACCAGGAAGATGCCTCCTTCCCCCGATTGACCACTTTACCAAATGAAAACAATTACAGACCATCCACTTTCTGGATGAAATCAGGTAATGTGCTTCGCCTTAGGAATATAGAACTGGGATATACTATTCCGTCCACTTGGACGCAGGAGATTAAAGTAGAAAATCTGCGGGTATTTGTAAATGCCGTCAACCTGTTCACATGGGACAAAATGGATATGGTGGATGCGGAGGCGTATGGAGGATATCCACCGTTGAAGTCAGTGAATATGGGTCTAAGTGTACAATTTTAA